One stretch of Nicotiana tabacum cultivar K326 chromosome 18, ASM71507v2, whole genome shotgun sequence DNA includes these proteins:
- the LOC107798797 gene encoding defensin-like protein 1 produces the protein MAKSLVSYTTFLALLLCFLLISSNEMQAAEGKLCRRKSKTFSGYCFISEHCDEECKEKEGAKRGMCIKKSIFRRYCYCYHKCK, from the exons ATGGCAAAGTCACTAGTGAGCTACACAACTTTCCTTGCTCTCCTCTTGTGCTTCCTCCTCATTTCATCCAATG AGATGCAAGCGGCAGAGGGCAAACTTTGCCGAAGGAAGAGCAAGACATTTTCTGGCTATTGCTTTATTAGTGAACACTGCGACGAAGAATGCAAAGAGAAAGAGGGGGCTAAGAGGGGTATGTGCATTAAGAAGAGCATCTTCAGACGTTATTGTTACTGCTACCACAAGTGCAAATAA